Genomic DNA from Leptospira venezuelensis:
TTATTTCCGATGGTGATCTTAGTCATACACTCATCTACCGCAAACTTCATTGCTTCTTTTCCGGTCTCTCCAAGTCCTTTGTTCCTTTTTTTACGGACGATTTGACCACCGGATTTTTCCACTCGTTTGACTAGAGCATCATAATCTTTATCGTCGATACAGAATATTGTTTCAGTCTTTTTAGAATCTCCACCTTTTATATCCACCTCGTAAAGAGGAGCGCTGGATATATGGATCAGCCCTAAGTCAAAAAGTTCGGGCCAGTATTCATAAAAGAAAGAAAGCATCAAAGAACGAATTGCATATCCGTCAAAGTCCGCATCAGTGATGATACTTACTTTATCATAATTCAGTTCTTCAATCGATTTTACTTTTTGGTCCAGAGGAAGTCCCAGGATCGCAACTATATTCTTTAACTCTTCGTTTGCGATCGCTTTCGCAAGAGAAACTCCCTTGCAGTTCATTGGCTTTCCTCTTAAAGGGAATAAGCCGTGAAGTTTAGGGTTTCTTGCAGGGCGAAGACCTGCGATTGCGGAGTCTCCTTCTGCTACGAATAGAACCCGACCAGGATCATTCGGTTTACCGGTAGGAGGCATTAGTTTAGGTATATTCATCTTACTTGCTTTTTTGAGTCCGCGTTGTGCGTCTTCAAAAGCTTTCAGCTGAGTTCTTTTCTCCATTTGGAGTTTCACTTCTTCTAATAAGCCGGTCTTTTTAATGAACTTATCTAAGTGTTTATCTACTGCATTGCGGATGTCTTCGTTCAAGTCGTTGATTAGATAAGACTTATCCTGAGATTTAAAACGAGGGTTCAGAAGCCTTGCATTCACATACATATGAAAGCAGTTTCTTACGTCGTTACGAGTACAGCTTGTTTTGAGTTTTTTCTCTAAGGAAACGATCTGGCTTTTTTTACGAACTTCGTCGCAAAGTCTGTTTTCCAGATATTCAATTGCAGAACCACCTTGAGGAGCAAAGATTGAGTTCACCCAAGTCAAGTTTTTATTCTGACCGATCACTAAGTAAGCTTCCAGATGTAATTGGGATCCGGAAGCTGGAGCATTATAATCCATTTTGTAGTAGGTCAGATCAGAATGTGAGAATATCTCATCTAAACCTTTTTTGAACTTATACTTTTCCTTCTTACCTTTATGAACAAACTGCACTTCCAATCCTGGATTGGTCATTGCGATGTCCTGCAGATACTGTTTCATCAGATCCACATTGAAGGATGTATCTATATTATTAAAATATTTCGGATTTAATTCGAATTCTACTGCGGTTCCATGATCTTCTTTAGAAGCTTTTTCAATCGCTTCGATCATATTTGTTTTTTTGCTGATCGGAACTAATTTTTCAATCTGGTCTTTTGTAAGAAGAGGACAATCATCAAATTTTCCATGCTCGTCGAAGTATAAGAAAACTCTTTCAGTATCTTCTTTAGATAGTTTATAGGAGCGGATCTGTTTTTTCGCGTCTTCGTGAAGAGTGAATAACTTTTTGAAAGTACTACCATCGTTGGTGGTTTTAACTTTGAAGTAAGAAGAAACCATTCTTACCAAAGAAATCCCTACACCGTTCTGGCCGGCCACATGGTCTTGTTTCACGTGGTCATCGAAGTTCTCTCCATACATCAAATGAAGATAAACCCCTTCCGCATTCTTTGCAGGAATACCTCGACCATTGTCTGCAACAGTAACAGTCTTTCTGTCGGAAGAAAGTTGGATGATCAGTTTGG
This window encodes:
- a CDS encoding toprim domain-containing protein; the encoded protein is MSTAKTKTEKKPATGGERNFKKLSNVEHVRMRTGMWLGQNSASTFEQHFFRKNSGNLYEIVHEELEDVPAKLKCLDEACMNAVDEYRKNQKDKSIPEKDKMSKLIIQLSSDRKTVTVADNGRGIPAKNAEGVYLHLMYGENFDDHVKQDHVAGQNGVGISLVRMVSSYFKVKTTNDGSTFKKLFTLHEDAKKQIRSYKLSKEDTERVFLYFDEHGKFDDCPLLTKDQIEKLVPISKKTNMIEAIEKASKEDHGTAVEFELNPKYFNNIDTSFNVDLMKQYLQDIAMTNPGLEVQFVHKGKKEKYKFKKGLDEIFSHSDLTYYKMDYNAPASGSQLHLEAYLVIGQNKNLTWVNSIFAPQGGSAIEYLENRLCDEVRKKSQIVSLEKKLKTSCTRNDVRNCFHMYVNARLLNPRFKSQDKSYLINDLNEDIRNAVDKHLDKFIKKTGLLEEVKLQMEKRTQLKAFEDAQRGLKKASKMNIPKLMPPTGKPNDPGRVLFVAEGDSAIAGLRPARNPKLHGLFPLRGKPMNCKGVSLAKAIANEELKNIVAILGLPLDQKVKSIEELNYDKVSIITDADFDGYAIRSLMLSFFYEYWPELFDLGLIHISSAPLYEVDIKGGDSKKTETIFCIDDKDYDALVKRVEKSGGQIVRKKRNKGLGETGKEAMKFAVDECMTKITIGNKKEASKIQNLWFHKDFAEQRRDAISEYAMSVIED